The proteins below come from a single Aptenodytes patagonicus chromosome 2, bAptPat1.pri.cur, whole genome shotgun sequence genomic window:
- the LOC143157157 gene encoding microtubule nucleation factor SSNA1-like, with protein sequence MTQQGAVLQGYNNELVKCIEDLCMQKEELNKQIQQAEEEKNKLQHEIQVLSEQLECVCENLAQKVASRNELDKILAETEAAYMKILDSSRTLLNVLKKEVGSLKHTPELKTNVT encoded by the coding sequence ATGACTCAGCAGGGAGCTGTTCTTCAGGGTTACAACAACGAGCTAGTGAAATGCATTGAAGACTTGTGTATGCAAAAAGAAGAGCTGAACAAGCAAATCcagcaagcagaagaggaaaaaaataaactccaGCATGAAATCCAAGTCCTGAGTGAACAACTGGAGTGTGTATGTGAAAACCTGGCCCAAAAGGTAGCTTCACGGAATGAGCTTGATAAAATTCTTGCTGAAACTGAAGCTGCTTACATGAAGATTTTGGATAGTTCTAGAACTTTGCTTAATGTCCTGAAGAAGGAAGTGGGAAGCTTAAAGCATACGCCAGAACTGAAAACCAATGTAACGTGA